From Pantoea sp. Ep11b, the proteins below share one genomic window:
- the hisP gene encoding histidine ABC transporter ATP-binding protein HisP, whose amino-acid sequence MADNKLSVTELHKRYGEHEVLKGVSLTAQAGDVISIIGSSGSGKSTFLRCINFLEKPSEGAIVVNNQQITLVRDKDGQLKVADKEQLRALRTSLTMVFQHFNLWSHMTVLENVMEAPIQVLGLSKADARERAIRYLDKVGIDARAQAKYPVHLSGGQQQRVSIARALAMEPEVLLFDEPTSALDPELVGEVLRIMQKLAEEGKTMVVVTHEMEFARHVSSHVIFLHQGKIEEQGPPAELFGNPQSPRLQQFLKGSLK is encoded by the coding sequence ATGGCTGACAACAAATTAAGCGTCACCGAATTGCATAAGCGTTACGGTGAACATGAAGTGCTGAAAGGGGTCTCGTTGACGGCTCAGGCGGGCGATGTGATCAGTATCATTGGCTCGTCCGGTTCAGGGAAAAGTACCTTTTTACGCTGCATCAACTTCCTCGAAAAACCGAGTGAAGGCGCCATCGTGGTCAATAATCAGCAGATCACGCTGGTACGCGACAAAGATGGCCAGCTCAAAGTGGCGGACAAGGAGCAGCTGCGGGCGTTACGCACCAGCCTGACCATGGTGTTCCAGCACTTTAATCTCTGGAGCCACATGACGGTGCTGGAGAATGTGATGGAAGCACCGATTCAGGTGCTGGGGCTGAGTAAAGCGGACGCGCGTGAACGCGCCATACGCTATCTGGATAAAGTGGGCATCGATGCGCGCGCCCAGGCGAAGTATCCGGTGCACCTCTCAGGGGGCCAGCAGCAGCGCGTGTCGATTGCGCGCGCGCTGGCGATGGAGCCGGAGGTGCTCCTGTTCGACGAACCGACCTCTGCGCTGGACCCGGAGCTCGTCGGTGAGGTGCTGCGTATCATGCAGAAGCTGGCGGAAGAGGGCAAAACCATGGTGGTTGTTACCCACGAGATGGAGTTCGCCCGTCACGTCTCCAGCCATGTGATTTTCCTGCATCAGGGCAAAATCGAAGAGCAGGGGCCGCCTGCCGAGCTGTTCGGCAATCCGCAAAGCCCGCGTTTACAGCAGTTCCTGAAAGGGTCGCTGAAGTAA
- a CDS encoding ABC transporter permease — protein MIDIIQEYWKSLLWTDGYRFTGVAITLWLLILSVTLGGCLAILLAIARVSPNRFISFPVWLFTYVFRGTPLYVQLLVFYSGMYTLEVVKGSELLNAFFRSGLNCTLLAFTLNTCAYTTEIFAGAIRSVPHGEIEAARAYGFSTFKLYRCIILPSALRTALPVYSNEVILMLHSTALAFTATVPDLLKIARDINSATYQPFTAFGLAAVLYLIISYVLISLFRLAERRWLAHVKPSSSH, from the coding sequence ATGATTGATATTATTCAGGAATACTGGAAATCGCTGCTCTGGACCGACGGCTACCGTTTTACCGGCGTCGCCATCACCCTGTGGCTGCTGATCCTGTCGGTGACGCTGGGCGGATGTCTGGCGATTCTGCTGGCGATCGCGCGGGTTTCGCCTAACCGCTTTATCAGTTTTCCGGTCTGGCTTTTCACCTATGTGTTTCGCGGTACGCCGCTCTATGTCCAGCTGCTGGTGTTCTACTCCGGCATGTATACGCTGGAAGTTGTGAAGGGCTCGGAACTGCTGAACGCCTTTTTCCGCAGCGGACTGAACTGTACGCTGCTCGCGTTTACGCTCAATACCTGCGCCTATACCACGGAAATCTTCGCGGGAGCGATTCGCTCGGTGCCGCACGGCGAGATCGAAGCGGCGCGGGCCTACGGCTTCTCCACCTTTAAACTCTATCGCTGCATCATCCTGCCCTCGGCGCTGCGGACGGCGCTGCCGGTTTACAGCAACGAAGTGATCCTGATGCTGCACTCTACGGCGCTGGCCTTTACCGCCACGGTGCCGGATCTGCTGAAAATCGCGCGGGATATTAACTCCGCAACCTATCAGCCGTTTACTGCTTTTGGTCTGGCGGCTGTGCTCTATCTGATTATCTCTTACGTGTTGATCAGCCTGTTCCGCCTGGCGGAACGCCGCTGGCTGGCTCACGTGAAACCCTCTTCATCGCATTGA
- a CDS encoding histidine ABC transporter permease HisQ produces MLYGYSDVILRGTLVTLELALTSVLLAVLLGLIGAGAKLSRNRPLAFVFEGYTTLIRGVPDLVLMLLIFYGLQIVLNQVTDALGMAQFDIDPMVAGIITLGFIYGAYFTETFRGAFMAVPKGQIEAATAFGFTSAQVFRRILFPAMMRYALPGIGNNWQVILKATALVSLLGLEDVVKATQLAGKSTWQPFYFAIVAGVIYLVFTTLSNGVLWWLNRRYTVGVKRASYD; encoded by the coding sequence ATGCTGTATGGCTATTCTGATGTAATTCTTCGGGGCACCCTGGTGACGCTGGAGCTGGCGCTGACCTCTGTGCTGCTGGCAGTGCTGCTGGGCCTGATAGGCGCTGGCGCAAAACTGTCGCGCAACCGGCCACTGGCGTTCGTCTTTGAAGGCTACACCACGCTGATTCGCGGCGTACCTGACCTCGTACTGATGCTGCTGATCTTCTATGGTCTGCAGATTGTCCTCAACCAGGTTACCGATGCGCTGGGCATGGCGCAGTTTGATATTGACCCGATGGTGGCCGGTATCATCACGCTCGGCTTTATCTATGGTGCCTATTTTACTGAAACCTTCCGTGGCGCCTTTATGGCGGTGCCAAAAGGGCAGATCGAAGCGGCCACCGCGTTTGGCTTTACCAGCGCGCAGGTGTTTCGTCGTATTCTGTTCCCCGCCATGATGCGCTATGCGCTGCCGGGGATCGGCAATAACTGGCAGGTCATTCTGAAAGCCACCGCACTGGTTTCGCTGCTGGGGCTGGAGGATGTGGTGAAGGCGACCCAGCTGGCAGGCAAAAGCACCTGGCAGCCGTTCTACTTCGCCATTGTCGCCGGTGTGATCTATCTGGTGTTTACCACCCTCTCCAACGGGGTGCTGTGGTGGCTGAACCGGCGCTATACCGTCGGCGTGAAGAGGGCGAGTTATGATTGA
- the argT gene encoding lysine/arginine/ornithine ABC transporter substrate-binding protein ArgT — protein MKKRVLALSLMLGLSSAASVFAAVPGSIRIGTDPTYPPFESKNAQGKLVGFDIDLANEICKRIHTQCTYVESDFDALIPSLKAKKIDAIISSLSITAKRQEEIAFSEKLYAANARLVAPKGSKIEPTIESLKGKNIGLLQGTTQETYANENWRPKGVTITPYANQDLVYQDLNAGRIDAAFQDEVQASEGFLKQPVGKNYAFAGPAVKDDKIFGVGTGMGLRKDDSELKAAIDKAFTEMRKDGTYDKIAKKYFDFNVYGD, from the coding sequence ATGAAAAAGCGTGTTCTGGCTCTTTCCCTGATGCTGGGCTTATCCAGTGCTGCCAGCGTTTTTGCGGCGGTACCGGGTTCCATCCGTATCGGCACAGACCCAACTTACCCACCGTTTGAGTCGAAAAACGCGCAAGGCAAGTTAGTGGGCTTCGACATCGACCTCGCTAACGAAATCTGTAAACGCATTCATACCCAGTGTACCTACGTGGAAAGTGACTTTGATGCGCTAATCCCGTCGCTGAAAGCGAAGAAAATCGACGCCATCATCTCCTCACTCTCGATCACCGCCAAACGTCAGGAAGAGATCGCCTTCTCAGAAAAACTCTACGCGGCAAATGCGCGTTTAGTGGCACCGAAAGGCTCTAAAATCGAACCGACCATCGAGTCGCTGAAAGGGAAAAATATCGGTCTGCTGCAGGGCACCACGCAGGAAACCTATGCCAATGAGAACTGGCGGCCAAAAGGGGTGACCATCACGCCTTACGCCAACCAGGATCTGGTTTATCAGGATCTGAATGCCGGACGTATCGATGCGGCCTTCCAGGATGAAGTGCAGGCCAGTGAAGGTTTCCTGAAGCAGCCGGTCGGTAAGAACTACGCGTTCGCCGGTCCTGCCGTGAAAGATGACAAGATTTTTGGCGTCGGCACCGGCATGGGTCTGCGTAAAGATGACAGCGAGCTGAAAGCGGCCATCGACAAAGCGTTTACTGAAATGCGTAAAGATGGCACCTACGACAAGATTGCGAAGAAATACTTCGACTTTAATGTGTACGGCGACTAA
- a CDS encoding UbiX family flavin prenyltransferase translates to MKRLIIGISGASGVIYGVRMLQVLQQVEGVETHLVMSNAARQTLGLESDYSLRDVQALADVVHDVRDIAANISSGSFKTLGMAILPCSMKTLSGIVHSYSDSLLTRAADVVLKEQRKLVLCVRETPLHVGHLRMMTTAAELGAIIMPPVPAFYHRPETIDQLIDQTVNRVIDQFDIELPEDLFTRWQGA, encoded by the coding sequence ATGAAACGACTCATCATTGGCATCTCTGGCGCAAGCGGGGTGATCTACGGCGTGCGCATGCTGCAGGTGCTGCAGCAGGTGGAAGGGGTGGAAACGCATCTGGTCATGAGCAACGCGGCGCGTCAGACCCTGGGGCTGGAGAGCGACTATTCGCTGCGCGATGTGCAGGCGCTGGCCGATGTGGTGCATGACGTGCGCGATATTGCAGCAAACATCTCGTCCGGCTCGTTTAAAACCCTGGGCATGGCGATCTTACCCTGCTCGATGAAAACGCTGTCGGGCATCGTACATAGCTACAGCGATTCGCTGCTGACCCGCGCCGCTGATGTGGTACTGAAAGAGCAGCGCAAGCTGGTGCTGTGCGTGCGGGAAACTCCGCTGCACGTGGGACACCTGCGGATGATGACGACCGCGGCAGAGCTGGGGGCGATTATCATGCCGCCCGTGCCGGCGTTTTATCACCGTCCTGAAACCATCGACCAGCTGATCGATCAGACCGTAAACCGGGTCATCGACCAGTTTGATATTGAACTGCCGGAAGATCTTTTCACGCGCTGGCAGGGTGCATAA
- the purF gene encoding amidophosphoribosyltransferase: MCGIVGITGFMPVNQSIYDALTVLQHRGQDAAGICTIDALKCFRLRKANGLVSDVFEARHMQRLQGNMGIGHARYPTAGSSSASEAQPFYVNSPYGITLAHNGNLTNAHVLRKHLFEKGRRHVNTTSDSEILLNIFAQELDRFQNDPLEADNIFAAVAALHQQVRGAYAVVAMIIGHGMVAFRDPNGIRPLVLGKRVIADGRTEYMVASESVALDTLGFEFIRDVAPGEAVYVTEQGQLSTRQCAENPKSNPCLFEYVYFARPDSFLDKISVYSARVRMGTKLGEKIAREWEDLDIDVVIPIPETSTDIALEIARILDKPYRQGFVKNRYVGRTFIMPGQQLRRSAVRRKLNANRAEFRDKNVLLVDDSIVRGTTSEQIIEMAREAGAKRVYLASAAPEIRFPNVYGIDMPSATELIAHGREVEEIRQLIKADALIFQDLDDLIEAVREENPEIAQFECSVFNGVYVTKDVDQQYLEYLESLRNDDAKALQRQNEVENLELHNEG; encoded by the coding sequence ATGTGCGGTATTGTCGGTATCACCGGTTTCATGCCGGTCAACCAGTCGATCTATGACGCGTTAACGGTGCTCCAGCACCGCGGGCAGGATGCCGCAGGCATTTGTACTATCGATGCGCTGAAATGTTTTCGCCTGCGAAAGGCAAACGGCCTGGTCAGCGACGTTTTCGAAGCACGCCACATGCAGCGTCTGCAGGGCAACATGGGGATTGGTCACGCGCGGTATCCCACAGCGGGAAGCTCCAGTGCCTCTGAAGCGCAACCTTTCTACGTAAACTCGCCGTATGGTATTACCCTGGCGCACAACGGTAACCTGACTAACGCCCATGTGCTGCGTAAGCACCTGTTCGAAAAGGGCCGTCGTCACGTTAACACCACATCAGATTCTGAAATCCTGCTGAATATCTTTGCGCAGGAGTTAGACCGTTTCCAGAACGACCCGCTGGAAGCCGACAACATTTTTGCGGCGGTCGCCGCCCTGCATCAGCAGGTGCGTGGCGCCTACGCCGTCGTCGCAATGATTATCGGTCACGGTATGGTCGCCTTCCGCGATCCGAACGGCATCCGTCCGCTGGTGCTGGGTAAGCGCGTCATCGCGGATGGCCGCACCGAATACATGGTCGCCTCCGAGAGCGTGGCGCTGGATACGCTGGGCTTTGAGTTCATTCGTGACGTGGCACCCGGCGAAGCGGTCTATGTCACCGAGCAGGGCCAGCTCTCGACCCGCCAGTGTGCGGAAAACCCGAAGAGCAATCCGTGCCTGTTCGAATATGTCTATTTTGCCCGTCCAGACTCCTTCCTGGACAAAATCTCGGTCTACAGCGCCCGCGTTCGCATGGGGACCAAGCTGGGCGAGAAGATTGCCCGCGAATGGGAAGATCTTGATATCGATGTGGTGATCCCGATTCCGGAGACCTCAACCGATATCGCGCTGGAAATTGCCCGTATTCTCGACAAACCCTATCGTCAGGGCTTTGTGAAGAACCGCTACGTGGGCCGTACCTTTATCATGCCAGGTCAGCAGTTACGCCGCAGCGCGGTGCGCCGCAAGCTTAACGCGAACCGTGCCGAATTCCGTGATAAAAACGTGCTGCTGGTGGATGACTCGATCGTGCGCGGCACCACCTCCGAGCAGATTATCGAGATGGCGCGTGAAGCGGGCGCGAAACGGGTCTATCTGGCCTCTGCGGCCCCGGAGATCCGTTTCCCGAACGTCTACGGTATCGATATGCCGAGCGCCACCGAACTGATCGCACACGGTCGTGAAGTGGAAGAGATTCGTCAGTTGATCAAAGCCGATGCGCTGATCTTCCAGGATCTGGACGATCTGATCGAGGCGGTGCGTGAAGAGAACCCGGAGATTGCCCAGTTTGAGTGCTCCGTGTTCAACGGCGTCTACGTCACCAAAGATGTCGATCAGCAGTATCTGGAGTATCTCGAATCGCTGCGTAACGATGATGCCAAAGCGCTGCAGCGTCAGAACGAGGTCGAGAACCTTGAGCTGCACAACGAAGGCTGA